The proteins below are encoded in one region of Arenibacter algicola:
- a CDS encoding VOC family protein has translation MKTNKTYPKSFSHIGITVPNIREAAKFYSEVMGWYIIMEPSTVKKERETAIGQMCIDVFGEDWQEFEIAHLATSDGIGIELFSFPHGIKEAPEFSPFNTGLFHFCIQDPNIEELVAKIVAHGGKQRMPIREYYPNDKPYKMCYVQDPFGIVFEVYTHSYELTYSSGAYAK, from the coding sequence ATGAAAACTAATAAAACTTATCCAAAATCATTTTCACACATTGGCATTACAGTTCCAAATATTAGGGAAGCCGCAAAATTTTATTCAGAGGTTATGGGGTGGTATATTATTATGGAGCCCTCCACAGTAAAAAAGGAGAGGGAAACGGCTATAGGTCAAATGTGTATCGATGTTTTTGGGGAAGACTGGCAGGAATTTGAAATTGCACATTTGGCAACCTCGGACGGTATAGGGATTGAGTTGTTTTCTTTTCCGCATGGGATCAAGGAAGCGCCAGAGTTTAGTCCTTTTAATACGGGTCTTTTTCATTTTTGTATACAGGACCCAAATATTGAGGAGCTTGTGGCAAAGATTGTGGCGCATGGAGGGAAGCAAAGAATGCCCATTAGAGAATATTATCCCAATGACAAGCCCTATAAAATGTGTTATGTTCAGGACCCGTTCGGGATAGTGTTTGAAGTCTATACCCATAGTTATGAGCTTACCTATTCTTCCGGGGCCTACGCCAAATAA
- a CDS encoding c-type cytochrome, translating to MKKILSIRIIIFLAAAQASCEYNYEEETVDGSVNNCDIEVSYKDYIRPLIDNNCMPCHNGDGSEPFAPDLRTFNGVKGIAELVKEVTLSRRMPKTGSLTNEQIAAIGCWVDQGALNN from the coding sequence ATGAAAAAAATACTATCTATAAGAATTATTATCTTCTTGGCAGCTGCCCAAGCATCATGCGAATACAATTATGAGGAAGAAACCGTGGATGGGAGTGTAAATAATTGTGATATAGAAGTTTCATATAAAGATTATATAAGACCGTTAATTGATAATAATTGTATGCCTTGCCACAATGGTGATGGAAGTGAACCTTTTGCCCCTGATTTAAGAACATTCAATGGTGTAAAGGGTATAGCAGAGCTTGTTAAAGAGGTGACTTTGAGCAGAAGAATGCCAAAAACAGGTAGTCTTACCAATGAGCAGATAGCGGCCATAGGTTGCTGGGTAGATCAAGGTGCGCTGAACAATTAA
- a CDS encoding YceI family protein, with protein sequence MKEIYIIIINLLLLNCVSAQGKFLTKDGYVSFFSHSVVEDIKADNNQVLSIVDSETGEIAIQLLMRSFMFKKALMQEHFNENYVESYKYPKATFSGKIMKFNELEELEGETQIVGILTVHGREKEISARVNVEINKDEIILIGDFYVEVADFDIKIPAIVANNIAKTIKVNFELRHKPYKM encoded by the coding sequence ATGAAGGAAATTTATATAATAATAATCAATTTATTGCTCTTAAATTGTGTATCGGCCCAAGGAAAATTCCTTACTAAAGATGGTTATGTTTCATTTTTTTCCCATTCGGTTGTGGAAGATATAAAAGCGGATAATAATCAGGTCTTAAGTATTGTGGATAGTGAAACCGGGGAGATTGCGATTCAGCTCCTTATGAGATCATTTATGTTTAAAAAAGCATTGATGCAGGAGCATTTTAATGAGAATTATGTGGAATCATACAAGTATCCGAAAGCAACTTTTTCCGGCAAAATTATGAAATTCAATGAGTTGGAAGAGTTGGAGGGGGAAACGCAAATTGTGGGAATTCTTACTGTTCATGGTCGTGAAAAGGAAATTAGCGCAAGGGTCAATGTCGAAATTAATAAAGATGAGATTATACTGATCGGGGACTTTTATGTGGAAGTTGCAGACTTCGATATAAAAATTCCGGCAATTGTGGCAAACAACATTGCTAAAACCATTAAAGTTAATTTTGAACTTCGACATAAACCATATAAGATGTGA
- a CDS encoding winged helix-turn-helix transcriptional regulator gives MIKNNCPLHYTLNLIGTKWKPLILFHLLDGPLRSGVLQKKISGVSNKMFTQTVRELEQDGLIARKVFPVVPPKVEYRLTNKGKSLEDILRSMDQWGAAFYED, from the coding sequence ATGATCAAAAATAATTGTCCCTTACATTATACCCTAAACCTAATTGGCACAAAGTGGAAGCCATTGATACTGTTTCATCTCTTGGATGGCCCTTTAAGATCCGGAGTTTTGCAGAAGAAAATTTCAGGAGTATCCAATAAAATGTTTACCCAGACCGTCCGGGAATTGGAGCAGGACGGACTAATTGCCAGGAAGGTTTTTCCAGTTGTTCCTCCCAAGGTGGAGTATAGACTGACCAATAAGGGGAAGTCCCTAGAGGACATTTTAAGAAGTATGGATCAATGGGGAGCTGCCTTCTACGAGGACTAA
- the bla gene encoding subclass B1 metallo-beta-lactamase encodes MAKFIIVVFSFLGLLFVSCNDATNKRNQTDQLVVGQTVKTSLADSAIVYKTDNLIVHRLSNHIYQHISFLNTNDFGRVACNGMLIVNDKEALVLDTPTDDESSLELINYVTKNLNSKIQVVVPTHFHGDCVRGLETFFEYNIPAYASHSTIELLGANGKVFSKPMIGFTDSLVLDIGNEKAYVEYFGEGHTKDNVVGYFPLDNAIFGGCLIKEVDASKGNLEDANIMAWSNTVRKLKQKYPTAKIVIPGHGIAGGTELLDYTIKLFQQ; translated from the coding sequence ATGGCCAAATTCATAATAGTCGTCTTTTCATTTTTAGGCTTATTGTTCGTTTCATGTAATGATGCCACAAACAAACGAAACCAAACCGATCAGTTAGTTGTCGGCCAAACCGTTAAAACTTCATTGGCGGACAGTGCTATTGTTTATAAAACAGACAATTTAATTGTACATCGGCTATCGAACCATATCTACCAACATATTTCATTTTTAAATACAAACGATTTCGGCAGGGTGGCCTGTAATGGGATGTTGATCGTAAATGATAAGGAGGCGCTTGTCCTTGACACGCCAACGGATGATGAAAGTTCTCTGGAATTGATAAACTATGTGACCAAAAACCTTAATAGTAAAATACAAGTAGTGGTACCGACGCATTTTCACGGGGATTGCGTAAGGGGTTTGGAAACATTCTTTGAATATAATATTCCAGCGTACGCATCCCATAGTACCATAGAATTGTTGGGTGCCAATGGCAAAGTTTTCTCCAAACCTATGATCGGTTTCACCGATAGTCTTGTTTTAGATATTGGGAACGAAAAGGCATATGTAGAATATTTTGGGGAGGGCCATACCAAGGATAATGTTGTAGGTTACTTCCCCTTGGACAATGCCATCTTCGGTGGATGTCTTATAAAGGAAGTAGATGCTAGTAAAGGCAATCTGGAGGACGCCAATATAATGGCTTGGTCCAATACGGTGAGAAAATTAAAGCAAAAATACCCCACGGCCAAAATTGTAATACCGGGCCACGGAATCGCCGGAGGAACCGAATTATTGGATTATACCATAAAATTGTTTCAACAATAA
- a CDS encoding OB-fold protein has protein sequence MTGRKFNIIISLFILAIIGLVVSFLYYNKPHTNIEKSKSDYSLTAIQLIKEYKEQGIEAEKKYAERIIQVQGQIKNISTLKGNSVITLQSSDSESSVICHMLPEENAKVLELNSGQEIKVKGKCTGFLLDVIMVRCILVE, from the coding sequence ATGACAGGCAGAAAATTTAATATAATCATTAGTTTGTTCATACTGGCCATTATAGGTTTGGTTGTTTCTTTTTTATATTATAATAAACCTCATACTAATATTGAAAAATCGAAATCTGATTACAGTTTAACGGCTATACAGCTTATTAAGGAATATAAGGAACAAGGGATAGAGGCAGAAAAGAAGTATGCTGAGCGCATTATCCAAGTACAAGGGCAAATAAAAAACATTTCTACCCTTAAAGGTAATAGTGTAATAACACTTCAGTCATCTGATTCCGAATCAAGTGTAATCTGCCATATGTTGCCCGAGGAAAATGCAAAAGTTTTAGAATTGAACAGCGGCCAAGAGATTAAAGTGAAGGGTAAGTGTACAGGGTTTTTACTGGATGTTATTATGGTTAGATGTATCTTAGTTGAGTAA
- a CDS encoding LytTR family transcriptional regulator: protein MKKDNLYLFTLLAISIIVFVLGYFAMRYMLNESTSQILLIQIESSKREAKELAGLISTQLDNGIDRQTVINNFQKNIEGTHLESGFVCMLDWSGVEICHPDPQKIGNKNNPDVSYTRALDSEINPEEFYDLISNKKQNNPKNDTSIGYTNSQIIYLYPVKDSDWIMAAHANLDIIEERLKGLRLNFLLIYLLSSSVISLLALLMVRILGSYYEKALELKNEKLAEEVLNLSKLNSDLYHLKNQLNKTDEKDEKNMEDDDNGKIKNRLLTYSKDKLISVRVDEIAFINTENSLTTITCLDGQKHSSNSSLDELIGSLDSLYFFRANRQFIISVKGIYEIFRYGNNQLKIKLNPASSKTIVISKNKVAEFKKWLNY, encoded by the coding sequence TTGAAAAAAGACAATCTCTATTTATTTACGTTACTTGCCATTTCAATTATAGTGTTCGTACTAGGTTATTTTGCCATGAGGTATATGCTTAATGAAAGCACAAGCCAAATACTTTTAATTCAAATAGAATCCAGTAAGCGAGAGGCAAAGGAATTGGCAGGATTGATATCTACACAATTGGATAATGGGATAGATCGCCAAACTGTGATTAATAACTTCCAAAAAAATATAGAAGGAACTCATCTAGAATCCGGGTTTGTATGTATGTTGGACTGGTCAGGTGTTGAAATTTGCCATCCAGATCCACAAAAAATAGGTAATAAAAATAACCCAGATGTCTCTTACACTAGAGCCCTGGACAGTGAAATAAATCCAGAAGAGTTTTACGATCTTATCAGCAATAAAAAACAGAATAATCCAAAGAATGACACTTCCATTGGATATACTAATTCTCAAATTATTTATCTCTATCCCGTAAAAGACTCCGATTGGATAATGGCTGCACATGCCAATCTAGATATAATTGAGGAACGATTAAAAGGTCTGAGATTAAATTTCTTACTAATATATTTACTTTCTAGTTCTGTAATTTCTCTTTTAGCCTTGCTAATGGTTCGTATTTTAGGTAGTTATTATGAAAAGGCTTTGGAATTGAAAAATGAAAAATTGGCAGAAGAGGTGTTAAACTTATCAAAATTGAATTCAGATCTGTACCACCTAAAAAATCAATTGAACAAAACAGATGAAAAAGACGAAAAAAATATGGAAGACGACGATAACGGCAAAATAAAGAATCGTTTGTTAACCTATTCCAAAGACAAGCTTATTTCGGTTAGAGTAGATGAAATTGCCTTTATTAATACAGAAAATTCATTGACCACAATTACATGCTTAGATGGTCAAAAACACTCAAGCAATTCCAGCTTAGATGAATTGATCGGCAGTTTGGATTCTTTGTATTTTTTTAGGGCCAATAGGCAGTTTATTATTTCGGTAAAGGGAATTTATGAAATCTTTAGATATGGCAACAATCAGCTTAAGATAAAGTTAAACCCTGCATCAAGTAAAACTATAGTTATTAGTAAGAACAAAGTTGCTGAATTTAAAAAATGGCTTAACTACTAA